In a genomic window of Bos mutus isolate GX-2022 chromosome 6, NWIPB_WYAK_1.1, whole genome shotgun sequence:
- the SPATA18 gene encoding mitochondria-eating protein isoform X6, which yields MADNLRRLVSNEALRSLQEELESWLREYNDTFDKDRHKESGTRDIQQLDADLSATHNQLNQVQELKSLQAQEESRHRNSDRRRSEKRGSERRRVELRGSEQRVSDLDRRSANQRNAEAVCDYEKQLRTLKDEIAVLSAEKSVLQGRSARSRSPSPAPCSRSHSHSRSHSRSHSHSRSRSTSPSSAKARTPSPNRAKLSSVARKAALLSRFSDAYSQGRLDAQCLLRRCIDKAETVQRIIYIATVEAFHVAKMAFRHFKIRVRKSLTPSCAGSNDFEDAVSDYIICHLDLYDSQSSVNDVIRAMNVNPKISFPPEVDFCLLSNFIQEICCIAFAMQTLEPPLDIAFGADGEIFNDCKYRRSYDSDFTAPLVFYHVWPALMENDCVIMKGEAVTRRGAFEVLVRNMELISHHQMEEFGKGQRRHHMSDHLPESSSLASILAEQGLHHQERLLSQNDWLKTTWKLIPSP from the exons GACACATTCGATAAGGACAGACATAAGGAGTCTGGTACTCGAGACATACAACAATTAGATGCTGATTTGAGTGCAACTCATAATCAACTCAACCAGGTTCAAGA GCTTAAATCTCTTCAAGCCCAGGAAGAATCTCGCCACAGAAACTCAGATCGTAGGAGATCAGAGAAGCGGGGCTCCGAGCGTAGGAGAGTGGAGCTGCGGGGCTCAGAGCAGCGGGTCTCTGACCTGGACAGGAGGAGCGCAAACCAGCGGAACGCAGAAGCTGTGTGCGATTATGAGAAACAGCTCCGAACACTGAAGGACGAGATAGCGGTTCTGTCTGCTGAAAAATCTGTACTCCAAGGAAG GTCCGCCAGGAGCAGGTCTCCTAGTCCTGCTCCTTGCAGCCGCAGCCACAGCCACAGCCGCAGCCACAGCCGCAGCCACAGTCACAGCCGAAGCAGATCCACCAGCCCCTCCTCTGCCAAGGCCAGGACCCCGTCCCCGAATCGCGCCAAACTGTCCAGCGTGGCGCGCAAAGCCGCCCTGCTGTCCCGGTTCAGCGATGCCTATTCCCAGGGCCGCCTGGATGCACAGTGCCTGCTGCGGCGCTGCATCGACAAAGCCGAGACGGTGCAGCGGATCATCTACATCGCGACTGTG GAGGCGTTCCATGTGGCCAAAATGGCGTTCAGACACTTCAAGATCCGTGTGAGGAAATCACTGACGCCATCTTGTGCGGGGTCAAATGACTTTGAGGATGCTGTCTCGGATTATATCATCTGTCATCTTGATCTATATGATTCCCAAAGCAGTGTTAAT gatGTGATCCGAGCCATGAATGTCAATCCCAAGATTTCATTCCCTCCTGAAGTTGACTTTTGCCTCCTCAGTAACTTCATCCAGGAGATATGTTGCATTGCCTTTGCAATGCAGACTTTAGAACCACCCCTGGATATTGCATTTGGGGCCGATGGAGAAATTTTTAATGATTGCAA GTACCGTCGAAGCTATGACTCTGATTTCACGGCTCCCTTGGTCTTCTATCATGTGTGGCCCGCTCTCATGGAGAATGACTGTGTCATCATGAAGGGAGAAGCTGTCACCAGGAGAGGGGCTTTT gaggtcctggtaaggaacatggaactaataagccaccaccaaatggaagagttcgggaaaggtcaaaggagacaccacatgtccgaccacctcccagaatcctcctctctggcatccatcttggctgaacaaggcttgcaccaccaggaaagactcttgagtcagaatgattggctaaagacaacctggaaactaatcccatcaccataa
- the SPATA18 gene encoding mitochondria-eating protein isoform X4: MADNLRRLVSNEALRSLQEELESWLREYNDTFDKDRHKESGTRDIQQLDADLSATHNQLNQVQDMAETEKTLEEPKNRSAISLLAAEEEINQLKKQLKSLQAQEESRHRNSDRRRSEKRGSERRRVELRGSEQRVSDLDRRSANQRNAEAVCDYEKQLRTLKDEIAVLSAEKSVLQGRSARSRSPSPAPCSRSHSHSRSHSRSHSHSRSRSTSPSSAKARTPSPNRAKLSSVARKAALLSRFSDAYSQGRLDAQCLLRRCIDKAETVQRIIYIATVEAFHVAKMAFRHFKIRVRKSLTPSCAGSNDFEDAVSDYIICHLDLYDSQSSVNDVIRAMNVNPKISFPPEVDFCLLSNFIQEICCIAFAMQTLEPPLDIAFGADGEIFNDCKYRRSYDSDFTAPLVFYHVWPALMENDCVIMKGEAVTRRGAFEVLVRNMELISHHQMEEFGKGQRRHHMSDHLPESSSLASILAEQGLHHQERLLSQNDWLKTTWKLIPSP; encoded by the exons GACACATTCGATAAGGACAGACATAAGGAGTCTGGTACTCGAGACATACAACAATTAGATGCTGATTTGAGTGCAACTCATAATCAACTCAACCAGGTTCAAGA TATGGCTGAGACTGAAAAGACTCTTGAAGAACCCAAGAACAGATCTGCCATATCCCTTTTGGCTGCAGAGGAGGAAATAAATCAGCTaaaaaagca GCTTAAATCTCTTCAAGCCCAGGAAGAATCTCGCCACAGAAACTCAGATCGTAGGAGATCAGAGAAGCGGGGCTCCGAGCGTAGGAGAGTGGAGCTGCGGGGCTCAGAGCAGCGGGTCTCTGACCTGGACAGGAGGAGCGCAAACCAGCGGAACGCAGAAGCTGTGTGCGATTATGAGAAACAGCTCCGAACACTGAAGGACGAGATAGCGGTTCTGTCTGCTGAAAAATCTGTACTCCAAGGAAG GTCCGCCAGGAGCAGGTCTCCTAGTCCTGCTCCTTGCAGCCGCAGCCACAGCCACAGCCGCAGCCACAGCCGCAGCCACAGTCACAGCCGAAGCAGATCCACCAGCCCCTCCTCTGCCAAGGCCAGGACCCCGTCCCCGAATCGCGCCAAACTGTCCAGCGTGGCGCGCAAAGCCGCCCTGCTGTCCCGGTTCAGCGATGCCTATTCCCAGGGCCGCCTGGATGCACAGTGCCTGCTGCGGCGCTGCATCGACAAAGCCGAGACGGTGCAGCGGATCATCTACATCGCGACTGTG GAGGCGTTCCATGTGGCCAAAATGGCGTTCAGACACTTCAAGATCCGTGTGAGGAAATCACTGACGCCATCTTGTGCGGGGTCAAATGACTTTGAGGATGCTGTCTCGGATTATATCATCTGTCATCTTGATCTATATGATTCCCAAAGCAGTGTTAAT gatGTGATCCGAGCCATGAATGTCAATCCCAAGATTTCATTCCCTCCTGAAGTTGACTTTTGCCTCCTCAGTAACTTCATCCAGGAGATATGTTGCATTGCCTTTGCAATGCAGACTTTAGAACCACCCCTGGATATTGCATTTGGGGCCGATGGAGAAATTTTTAATGATTGCAA GTACCGTCGAAGCTATGACTCTGATTTCACGGCTCCCTTGGTCTTCTATCATGTGTGGCCCGCTCTCATGGAGAATGACTGTGTCATCATGAAGGGAGAAGCTGTCACCAGGAGAGGGGCTTTT gaggtcctggtaaggaacatggaactaataagccaccaccaaatggaagagttcgggaaaggtcaaaggagacaccacatgtccgaccacctcccagaatcctcctctctggcatccatcttggctgaacaaggcttgcaccaccaggaaagactcttgagtcagaatgattggctaaagacaacctggaaactaatcccatcaccataa